A DNA window from Mucilaginibacter xinganensis contains the following coding sequences:
- a CDS encoding anhydro-N-acetylmuramic acid kinase codes for MLALNTNLQKLISIAQKHEKMGIGLMSGTSLDGLDIALCRFTGNGLQTKFSLVNFITIPYADAFKKEVQQVFARKETSLEKVCLLNEYIGSFHGELVLQALAKWHINPGKIDFIASHGQTIYHAPKRLHNQADYPNATLQIGDGDHLAVKTGIFTISDFRQKHLAAGGEGAPLALYGDVLLGGKPGEDRILLNIGGIANLTWLPADGDYAGIVCTDIGPGNTLIDAASRKYFDKPYDEDSKIAFSGSVNEALLNTLLDHPFFAESAPKTTGPELFGLNYVEDAQKRSATLSINNADLVCTLSAFTAKTITDFILQHFKADDIKIFASGGGAKNSYMIDQLKKAMPKATIAETGELGIDPDAKEAILFALLGNEALSGEPLAIGGNPAALMGKFSFPL; via the coding sequence ATGTTAGCCCTTAATACCAACCTGCAAAAGCTTATAAGCATAGCCCAAAAACACGAAAAAATGGGAATTGGCCTTATGTCGGGTACCTCGCTTGACGGGCTTGATATTGCGCTGTGCCGCTTTACCGGCAATGGGCTGCAAACCAAATTTTCGCTGGTTAACTTTATCACTATACCTTATGCTGACGCATTTAAAAAAGAAGTGCAGCAGGTTTTTGCCCGTAAAGAAACCAGCCTGGAAAAGGTTTGCCTGCTGAACGAATACATAGGCAGCTTTCATGGTGAACTGGTATTGCAAGCGCTTGCCAAGTGGCATATTAACCCGGGGAAAATTGATTTTATAGCCAGCCATGGCCAAACCATTTATCACGCCCCTAAACGCCTGCATAACCAGGCGGATTATCCAAACGCCACGCTGCAGATTGGCGATGGCGACCACCTTGCTGTTAAAACGGGAATATTTACCATCAGTGATTTCAGGCAAAAACATCTGGCCGCGGGCGGAGAGGGTGCGCCGCTTGCCCTTTATGGCGATGTATTGCTGGGCGGCAAGCCCGGCGAAGACAGAATCTTGTTAAATATTGGCGGAATTGCAAACCTGACCTGGCTACCCGCAGATGGTGACTATGCCGGTATTGTATGCACCGATATTGGACCCGGGAATACCCTAATTGATGCCGCATCCCGAAAATATTTTGATAAACCTTATGACGAAGACTCAAAAATTGCTTTTTCGGGAAGCGTTAATGAAGCGCTGTTAAATACACTGCTCGATCATCCGTTTTTTGCTGAAAGCGCTCCGAAAACTACGGGCCCTGAGTTGTTCGGTTTGAATTATGTTGAGGATGCTCAAAAGCGGTCCGCTACTTTAAGCATCAATAACGCCGACCTGGTGTGTACACTAAGCGCGTTCACAGCCAAAACCATCACTGATTTTATATTACAACACTTTAAGGCCGACGACATCAAAATATTCGCCAGTGGCGGTGGGGCAAAAAATAGTTATATGATTGATCAGCTCAAAAAAGCAATGCCAAAAGCCACTATTGCCGAAACAGGCGAACTGGGTATTGATCCGGATGCCAAGGAAGCTATCCTGTTTGCTTTGCTGGGTAATGAAGCACTTAGCGGAGAACCCTTGGCCATAGGTGGTAACCCCGCTGCGCTGATGGGGAAGTTCAGCTTTCCGTTATAG
- a CDS encoding DUF6358 family protein, translated as MGKKLFLNVLYNIVILVCLITGYEYGIAQKNYIYLIGAAAIIAIFIVLKVRLLKEVKKAQKSL; from the coding sequence ATGGGCAAAAAGTTATTTTTAAACGTGCTATATAACATAGTTATTTTAGTGTGCCTTATTACCGGTTACGAATACGGCATTGCGCAAAAGAACTATATATACTTGATAGGCGCAGCAGCAATTATTGCTATATTTATCGTGCTTAAGGTTAGGCTTTTAAAAGAAGTAAAAAAGGCCCAAAAAAGCCTGTAG
- a CDS encoding DUF4407 domain-containing protein — translation MKNITRFFWFCSGAHIGTLKKYPLEHNKYVGIGATIFFTAVFASLSGGYAMYFVFSGNPFAVVFAILFGLLWGTAIFNMDRYIVSSIDKAGSTNQQILQASPRILLAIMIGIVISRPLELKIFDKEIRQKLKTAYLKGQHRKIDTLTKTYTEKYAMELGKNTDLKKEKDSLERDINRSRAQLNQEVFGEKNDQTSGITGYGTYAKQKQAVLQEKEDRLKQVTDNQAKMDNYLSARKNYEGVNDIRLFSEHQLDSLSNVAGFSDRNWALGQLSYNENGTRDLDTFLAESFISWLFILFECLPVFVKLMSPKGAYDVAVSKIGEADIYYAERDKDRHIQVINNVYDHRLDKDTDREKKIISAQSDYDLERHNYD, via the coding sequence ATGAAGAATATTACACGTTTTTTCTGGTTCTGTTCCGGAGCCCATATAGGTACTTTAAAAAAATATCCGCTTGAGCATAATAAATATGTAGGTATAGGTGCCACTATATTTTTTACGGCAGTATTTGCTTCACTGTCAGGTGGATATGCAATGTATTTTGTGTTTTCCGGCAACCCTTTTGCCGTCGTATTTGCCATTTTATTTGGCCTGCTTTGGGGCACGGCCATTTTTAACATGGACAGATACATCGTATCAAGCATTGACAAGGCGGGGTCAACCAACCAGCAAATTTTACAGGCGTCGCCCCGTATTCTGCTGGCTATAATGATAGGGATAGTTATTTCAAGGCCGTTGGAGTTAAAGATCTTTGATAAAGAGATCCGCCAGAAATTGAAAACCGCCTACTTAAAAGGGCAGCATCGCAAGATTGATACGCTCACCAAAACCTATACTGAAAAGTATGCGATGGAGCTGGGCAAAAACACCGACCTTAAAAAAGAAAAAGACTCGCTCGAAAGGGATATCAACCGTTCGCGTGCGCAGCTGAACCAGGAAGTATTCGGCGAAAAAAACGACCAGACATCGGGTATTACCGGTTATGGCACTTACGCCAAACAAAAACAGGCCGTTTTGCAGGAGAAGGAGGATCGGTTGAAACAGGTTACCGATAACCAGGCTAAAATGGACAATTACCTGAGTGCACGTAAAAACTATGAGGGCGTAAATGATATCCGGCTGTTCAGCGAACACCAACTTGACAGCCTTTCTAATGTGGCTGGTTTCAGCGATCGCAACTGGGCCCTGGGGCAGCTTTCCTATAACGAAAACGGGACGCGCGACCTTGATACCTTCCTGGCTGAATCATTCATCAGCTGGCTGTTTATCCTGTTTGAGTGCCTGCCCGTGTTTGTTAAGCTGATGTCGCCCAAAGGCGCCTATGATGTTGCCGTTTCAAAAATTGGCGAAGCCGACATTTATTATGCCGAACGGGATAAAGACAGGCATATCCAGGTGATAAATAATGTGTATGATCACCGGCTTGACAAGGATACGGATAGGGAAAAGAAAATAATCTCGGCGCAATCTGACTATGACCTTGAACGGCATAATTACGATTAA
- the nagB gene encoding glucosamine-6-phosphate deaminase, with the protein MARLNLLEETRYEKLPVTVYANQQEGSLAVAQRIAGLIKDKTAKGEHTVLGLATGVTPIQVYAELVRQHREEGLSFKNVITFNLDEYYPMQPDAAQSYVTFMNENLFAHVDIDPANVHIPDGTLDQEAVAAFCLAYEKKITELGGLDLQILGIGRTGHIGFNEPGSAPNSGTRLVTLDDLTRNDASRDFGGKQNVPTKAITMGIGTIFKAREIILMAWSQKKASIIKKAVEGEMSGDVPATYLQLSDNVEFVLDAPAASSLTRFDTPWLVKDCVWENGLKKKAVIWLADTLDKPILKLTEEDYNNHGMAQLAVEQGPVYNINIDIFNQLQHTITGWPGGKPDSDDSQRPERAQPARKRSIIFSPHPDDDVISMGGTFIRLVDQGHDVHVAYQTSGNTAVWDDDVLRFVEFAIDFNESIGDDSSKLKKVYEDMRAFIPTKQPNQVDTKEIRDVKGFIRKTEAISGARYAGLEDDHIHFMALPFYETGKIKKNTAGEADILLTMELLQKVKPQQVFAAGDFADPNGTHLVCFNIIIAALKRLRETEDWVKDCWLWMYRGAWLEFEIHEIEMAVPLSPQEVIRKRNAIFKHQSQKDRPVFPGDDAREFWVRAEDRTRETAHAYDKLGMAEYEAMEAFVRYIY; encoded by the coding sequence ATGGCGCGATTAAATTTACTGGAAGAGACGCGGTACGAGAAGCTGCCGGTAACGGTGTATGCTAACCAGCAGGAAGGCTCGCTGGCGGTAGCACAGCGGATAGCCGGGCTGATAAAAGACAAGACAGCGAAAGGAGAGCACACGGTGCTGGGCCTGGCAACCGGCGTAACGCCGATACAGGTGTATGCCGAACTGGTGCGGCAGCACCGGGAAGAAGGGCTGAGCTTTAAAAACGTGATCACCTTTAACCTGGACGAATACTACCCCATGCAGCCGGATGCGGCACAGAGCTATGTAACGTTCATGAACGAGAACCTCTTCGCCCACGTAGATATTGATCCGGCCAATGTACATATCCCTGACGGGACGCTGGACCAGGAAGCGGTAGCCGCCTTTTGTTTGGCGTATGAGAAAAAGATCACCGAACTGGGCGGGCTCGACCTGCAGATCCTGGGGATCGGCCGTACGGGACACATCGGTTTTAACGAGCCCGGCTCGGCCCCCAACTCCGGCACCCGGCTGGTAACGCTGGATGACCTGACGCGCAACGATGCCTCCAGGGACTTTGGCGGCAAGCAGAATGTACCCACCAAGGCCATCACCATGGGCATCGGAACGATCTTCAAGGCCCGGGAGATCATCCTGATGGCCTGGAGCCAGAAGAAAGCATCCATCATTAAGAAAGCCGTGGAAGGGGAAATGTCTGGCGATGTGCCGGCTACTTACCTGCAGTTATCGGATAATGTGGAGTTTGTGCTGGATGCCCCGGCAGCAAGCTCGCTTACCCGGTTTGATACCCCATGGCTGGTAAAAGACTGCGTTTGGGAAAACGGGCTGAAAAAGAAAGCCGTGATCTGGCTGGCCGACACGCTGGACAAGCCGATCCTGAAACTGACAGAAGAAGATTATAACAACCATGGCATGGCCCAGCTGGCCGTAGAACAGGGGCCGGTATATAACATCAATATAGACATTTTTAACCAGCTGCAGCACACCATTACCGGCTGGCCGGGCGGCAAGCCTGACTCGGACGACAGCCAGCGCCCCGAACGGGCACAGCCGGCACGCAAACGTTCCATCATCTTCTCGCCCCACCCCGATGATGATGTGATCTCCATGGGCGGCACCTTCATCAGGCTGGTGGACCAGGGGCATGATGTGCATGTGGCCTATCAAACCTCCGGCAATACAGCCGTATGGGATGATGATGTGCTGCGCTTTGTGGAGTTTGCCATTGACTTTAATGAAAGCATTGGCGATGATAGCAGCAAACTAAAAAAAGTGTATGAAGACATGCGTGCCTTTATCCCGACCAAACAACCCAACCAGGTAGATACCAAAGAGATCAGGGATGTAAAAGGCTTTATCCGCAAAACGGAAGCGATCTCGGGGGCAAGATATGCAGGGCTGGAAGATGACCATATCCACTTTATGGCGCTGCCATTCTACGAAACCGGCAAGATCAAGAAGAACACCGCAGGCGAGGCCGATATCCTGCTGACTATGGAACTGTTGCAAAAGGTAAAACCGCAGCAGGTATTTGCAGCAGGCGACTTTGCCGACCCGAACGGCACACACCTGGTGTGCTTTAACATTATTATAGCCGCCCTGAAAAGATTAAGGGAAACCGAGGACTGGGTAAAGGACTGCTGGCTGTGGATGTACCGCGGTGCATGGCTGGAGTTTGAGATCCATGAGATAGAGATGGCTGTACCCTTATCGCCACAGGAGGTGATCCGCAAGCGCAATGCCATCTTTAAGCACCAGAGCCAGAAAGACAGGCCGGTGTTCCCCGGTGATGATGCCAGGGAGTTCTGGGTGAGGGCGGAAGACCGTACCCGTGAAACCGCACATGCTTATGACAAGCTCGGAATGGCTGAATATGAAGCCATGGAAGCTTTTGTAAGATATATTTATTAG
- a CDS encoding prohibitin family protein — MFIAILGVIMLIVGIVLKRSPEPAGRFAGTINKVAVLVILIGVLLSAVKVIEPGKVGVQTLFGKVQDNVLESGLHIINPLVDVTTFSIQTENYTMSAKTGEGQIQGDDAIRVLSSDGLEVTIDLSVLYKVIPLKAPYIYQNIGVNYEDKIVRPITRTAIRDNAVNYVAVDLYSTKREEFQFKINKSITDNFAKNGLAVQQILVRNITLPATVRASIESKIQAEQEAQKMQFVLQKERQEADRKRVEAQGIADYQKILSTGLSDKQLMYESIKAQKEIALSPNAKVIIIGGKGGNPIMLSDK, encoded by the coding sequence ATGTTTATCGCAATTTTAGGGGTCATTATGCTCATTGTGGGTATAGTGCTCAAACGCTCACCCGAACCTGCCGGCCGTTTTGCCGGTACCATTAATAAAGTAGCTGTTTTAGTAATTCTTATCGGGGTGCTATTGTCGGCCGTTAAAGTAATTGAGCCCGGTAAAGTCGGCGTGCAAACCCTGTTCGGCAAGGTGCAGGACAATGTGCTGGAAAGCGGCCTCCACATCATTAATCCGCTGGTTGATGTAACCACCTTCAGCATCCAGACGGAAAACTATACCATGAGCGCCAAAACCGGAGAAGGGCAGATCCAGGGAGATGATGCCATTCGTGTTTTATCATCAGACGGATTGGAGGTTACCATTGATCTTTCCGTACTTTATAAGGTCATCCCGCTTAAAGCGCCCTACATCTATCAAAATATTGGGGTTAATTACGAAGATAAGATCGTACGCCCTATTACCCGTACCGCTATCCGCGACAATGCGGTGAACTATGTAGCGGTTGACCTCTACTCTACCAAGCGTGAGGAGTTCCAGTTTAAAATAAATAAATCAATTACCGATAACTTTGCCAAAAATGGCCTTGCGGTGCAGCAGATCTTGGTGCGCAATATTACCTTGCCTGCCACAGTTCGCGCAAGCATTGAATCAAAGATCCAGGCCGAGCAGGAAGCTCAAAAAATGCAGTTTGTTTTGCAAAAAGAGCGCCAGGAAGCTGACCGTAAACGCGTGGAAGCACAGGGTATTGCAGATTACCAAAAGATCCTGTCAACCGGCCTGTCTGATAAGCAACTGATGTACGAGAGCATTAAAGCCCAAAAAGAAATTGCCTTGTCGCCAAACGCCAAAGTTATTATCATAGGGGGTAAAGGCGGGAATCCGATAATGCTGAGTGATAAATAA
- a CDS encoding rhodanese-like domain-containing protein: MKEISVQDLKDKKDKGEDFQLIDVREDFEYEMSNLGGLSIPLGGILIEAEKIEKDKPVVVMCRSGKRSAAAIMQLEQKGYTNLFNLQGGILAWADQIDPTINVY, from the coding sequence ATGAAAGAAATTAGCGTACAGGACCTGAAAGACAAAAAAGATAAAGGCGAAGATTTTCAATTAATTGATGTAAGGGAAGACTTTGAATATGAGATGTCAAACCTGGGTGGCCTGTCAATTCCATTAGGTGGAATTTTAATTGAAGCTGAAAAAATTGAAAAAGACAAGCCGGTAGTGGTAATGTGCCGCAGCGGCAAACGTAGTGCAGCAGCAATAATGCAGCTGGAACAAAAAGGATACACCAATCTTTTCAACCTTCAGGGTGGAATTTTAGCGTGGGCCGACCAGATTGACCCTACCATTAACGTTTATTAA
- a CDS encoding S10 family peptidase has translation MKKYLFSIAAVCCVTGLSFAQPEAASPKNTNPISKSRILSVDSAVVTKHQVTIKGKVVPYTATAGSMPIWDNEGRPIAGVFYTYYERDDVADRTSRPLVISFNGGPGTPSVWMEIGYTGPRLLNIDNEGYPIQPYGIGENKNSILDVADIVYLDPVNTGYSRIVDKGTPGSTFFGVNEDIKYLAEWINTFVTRKNRWASPKFLIGESYGTTRASGLALELQNSQWMYLNGVILVSPTDLGIERSGPVQAALKLPYFAATAWYHGALSADLQQKDLTAFLPEVETFTINELIPALSRGGFIDDAQRTAIAAKMARYTGISEKVIMQNNLDVSYDLFWKELLRDKGFTVGRLDSRYKGIDRQAGGESPDYNAELVAWLHAFTPAINIYLRNELNYKTDLKYNMFGNVWPWDDKNNHTGENLRLAIAQNPYLHLLIQSGYYDGACDYFNAKYSLWQLDPSGKLKDRLKWEGYKSGHMMYLRKEDLAAAAESLRTFIRESVAKPGTPAKY, from the coding sequence ATGAAGAAATATTTATTTTCCATTGCAGCAGTTTGCTGTGTTACCGGGCTAAGCTTTGCACAACCTGAAGCCGCCTCTCCAAAAAACACCAACCCAATTTCAAAATCCCGTATTTTATCTGTCGATTCTGCGGTGGTTACCAAACACCAGGTAACCATAAAAGGTAAGGTTGTACCTTACACTGCAACCGCAGGCAGCATGCCGATATGGGATAACGAGGGGCGCCCTATCGCCGGCGTATTTTATACCTATTACGAGCGGGACGATGTCGCCGACAGGACTTCGCGTCCCTTAGTGATCTCGTTTAACGGAGGCCCGGGCACACCATCGGTATGGATGGAGATAGGCTACACCGGCCCGCGTTTGCTTAATATTGATAATGAAGGCTACCCGATTCAGCCTTATGGCATAGGCGAAAATAAAAACTCAATCCTGGATGTTGCCGACATTGTGTACCTGGACCCTGTAAATACGGGTTATTCCAGAATTGTTGATAAAGGCACTCCCGGCTCTACTTTTTTTGGTGTAAATGAAGACATTAAATACCTCGCCGAGTGGATCAATACCTTTGTTACCCGCAAAAACCGCTGGGCATCCCCTAAATTTTTAATTGGAGAAAGCTATGGCACCACAAGGGCATCAGGCCTGGCGCTTGAATTGCAAAACTCTCAATGGATGTACCTGAACGGCGTTATACTGGTATCTCCTACCGACTTGGGTATAGAGCGCAGCGGCCCGGTACAGGCGGCATTAAAACTACCCTATTTTGCAGCTACGGCCTGGTACCATGGCGCACTTTCCGCCGATCTACAGCAAAAAGACCTTACCGCCTTTTTACCTGAAGTGGAGACCTTTACCATCAATGAGCTAATCCCGGCGCTATCACGCGGTGGTTTTATTGACGATGCACAACGCACAGCAATAGCTGCAAAAATGGCGCGCTACACAGGTATTTCGGAAAAAGTGATCATGCAGAACAACCTCGATGTATCTTATGATTTATTCTGGAAAGAGTTATTACGCGATAAAGGCTTTACCGTAGGCCGCCTCGACTCGAGGTACAAAGGAATTGACAGGCAGGCCGGCGGCGAAAGCCCTGATTATAATGCTGAGCTGGTTGCCTGGCTGCATGCATTTACCCCTGCTATTAATATTTACCTGCGTAACGAGCTAAACTATAAAACCGACCTTAAATATAATATGTTTGGAAACGTTTGGCCATGGGACGACAAGAACAACCATACCGGCGAAAATCTACGGTTGGCAATAGCCCAAAACCCCTACCTTCACCTGCTGATCCAGTCGGGCTATTATGATGGTGCCTGTGATTACTTTAACGCAAAATACAGCCTTTGGCAGCTTGATCCAAGTGGCAAGCTTAAAGACCGTTTAAAATGGGAGGGCTACAAAAGCGGACACATGATGTACCTGCGCAAAGAAGACCTGGCCGCAGCGGCAGAAAGCCTGCGTACCTTTATCCGCGAATCAGTAGCGAAACCCGGAACACCGGCTAAATATTAG